A genome region from Anastrepha obliqua isolate idAnaObli1 chromosome 4, idAnaObli1_1.0, whole genome shotgun sequence includes the following:
- the LOC129245652 gene encoding peroxisomal membrane protein PEX13 has product MVDNGGATNNFRSPVLVESNLIPPAGMTGSGGGGTMGGSIDTQLRTPFAGNVRSLPPPLPLSPYGPTNGAYGANSGFGAYGGYAGYNSFGNGFGSYGGYGSGFGSYGGYGSNFGSGFNRFGMGGMNPMDPESRFIQLAEASSRPAFESIESLVSAIGNIAAMLDSTFFAITSSFRAILGVAANFGRLRGVFAQFWQTFAIIRGLTWIYKKILYWLRLSDMDPSTEKFKQAFAEALNDSSKQSEAPKLPRKGQSPWPVLAFISFIFTAPYLIMKLLGTVTNTAQEEARNPTKWVNPIETIAMYDFQARNSTELTIKCNQPLLIAPKEIQNTLGMLNTGWAMASSIDYQNVGIIPINYVKSPQQLREEQQQQHMRQQEFMMSDVAQAAEPTINSEPQPALMNLSASSFPAPPTLHQKGNVANTPDFDIASQPFGPPNTAAMLATSGSSEA; this is encoded by the exons ATGGTCGACAACGGGGGTGCTACCAATAATTTCCGTAGCCCTGTACTGGTTGAGTCGAATCTAATACCTCCAGCAGGAATGACAGGTAGCGGAGGTGGTGGTACAATGGGAGGAAGCATCGACACACAACTACGTACACCATTCGCTGGTAATGTTCGTTCCTTACCACCACCCCTGCCACTGTCACCTTATGGTCCAACTAATGGTGCCTATGGTGCTAACAGCGGTTTTGGCGCATACGGTGGTTATGCAGGCTACAATAGTTTCGGTAACGGTTTTGGCTCGTACGGCGGTTACGGTAGCGGATTTGGTTCATATGGTGGCTACGGTAGTAATTTTGGCAGCGGGTTCAATCGGTTCGGCATGGGAGGCATGAACCCCATGGATCCTGAGTCGCGTTTCATACAATTAGCTGAGGCTAGCTCACGACCAGCCTTTGAGAGTATTGAATCATTAGTTTCTGCTATCGGAAATATTGCTGCTATGCTGGATTCCACATTTTTCGCAATCACCAGTTCATTTCGCGCTATATTAGGTGTGGCAGCGAATTTTGGACGCTTGCGCGGTGTATTCGCACAGTTTTGGCAAACATTTGCAATAATTCGTGGTTTAACATGGATATATAAGAA AATACTTTACTGGCTTCGCTTATCGGACATGGATCCATCAACTGAAAAGTTCAAGCAGGCATTTGCTGAAGCTCTTAACGACTCGTCAAAACAATCCGAAGCCCCTAAACTGCCACGAAAAGGTCAATCCCCATGGCCGGTGTTGGCCTTTATAAGTTTTATATTCACTGCACCTTATCTTATAATGAAACTCTTGGGCACTGTAACAAATACAGCACAAGAAGAAG CACGTAATCCGACCAAATGGGTGAATCCTATTGAGACGATTGCAATGTATGATTTCCAAGCACGAAATTCCACTGAGTTGACCATAAAATGCAATCAACCGTTATTAATTGCACCGAAGGAGATACAGAATACGCTGGGCATGCTAAATACTGGTTGGGCAATGGCTAGCAGCATAGATTATCAAAATGTTGGCATTATACCGATCAATTATGTTAAGAGCCCACAACAGTTGCGTGaagaacaacagcaacaacacatgCGGCAGCAGGAGTTTATGATGTCAGACGTGGCTCAGGCAGCAGAGCCAACAATAAACAGCGAACCGCAACCAGCGTTAATGAATCTATCAGCGTCGTCGTTCCCAGCACCACCTACACTTCATCAGAAGGGTAATGTCGCAAATACGCCTGATTTCGACATCGCATCACAGCCTTTTGGGCCGCCTAACACAGCCGCAATGTTAGCTACGAGTGGCAGCAGCGAAGCATAA
- the LOC129245219 gene encoding F-box/SPRY domain-containing protein 1, producing MVDPFLAMNYNVLEVIFSYLDLRDLRNCALVCWNWYHFLNDEISEVWRMHCLRKLPQEAIKSDLLTSLTTYKKRLRAYYHAWNPNDCSRNVYIKPNGFTLHRNPVAQSTDAARGKIGFRQGRHSWEVIWEGPLGTVAVIGISTKEAALQCHGYVALLGSDDQSWGWNLVDNLLLHNGDAQGNYPLLNNPPKYQVGERIRVILDCDDNTLSFEKNSEFLGIAFKGLPDKKLYPTVSAVYGNTEVSMVYLGPPLDG from the exons atggttGATCCATTTCTGGCAATGAATTACAATGTATTGGAAGTGATCTTCTCCTATTTGGATTTACGCGATTTGCGAAATTGCGCCTTAGTTTGCTGGAATTGGTATCACTTCTTGAACGATGAAATTTCAGAGGTGTGGAGAATGCATTGTTTGCGAAAGTTGCCACAAGAGGCAATCAAATCAGATTTGCTGACATCTTTAACGacatataaaaaaagattaCGCGCTTATTATCACGCCTGGAATCCAAACGATTGTTCACGTAATGTGTATATAAAACCTAATGGTTTTACATTACACCG CAATCCCGTCGCTCAAAGCACAGATGCAGCACGTGGTAAAATCGGTTTTCGACAAGGACGTCATTCGTGGGAGGTGATATGGGAAGGACCGCTGGGCACGGTCGCTGTTATTGGCATCTCAACAAAGGAGGCGGCGTTACAATGTCATGGCTATGTTGCTCTACTAGGTTCAGACGATCAAAGTTGGGGCTGGAATTTAGTGGACAATTTGTTGCTGCATAATGGTGATGCGCAGGGCAATTATCCGCTGCTAAATAACCCACCAAAATATCAG gtCGGTGAGCGGATACGTGTCATACTTGATTGTGACGATAATACGTTATCCTTTGAAAAGAACAGTGAATTTTTAGGTATAGCGTTTAAAG GTTTGCCAGATAAGAAGCTTTACCCCACAGTGTCTGCAGTATATGGCAATACGGAGGTGTCGATGGTGTATTTAGGACCGCCTTTAGATGGCTAA